From the Thermococcus sp. MV5 genome, the window CTTCCATGGCTAATTCCTGGAATCGGAACACAGGGAGGAAACCCAAAAATCCTTGAAGAACTAAAGGGGAAAGATATCTTAGTAAACGTGTCAAGAGCAATAATATTTGCAGAAAATGTTAAAAACACCACAGAAAAATTCAGAGAGATTCTAAACAAACACTACTTAGGATAATAGTCCTCTAAATATCCAAACTTTTCCAAAATATGCAGAATACCCTCTGCTCCCCCCTCCCCATAAGAGTTACTTGTGACATAATCCGCTTTCTTTTTAAGACTCTCTGGAGCCTGAGCCACTGCAACTTTATACCCTACAACTCCGAAAGCATCAAGATCATTTTCTCCATCGCCAATATGTGCCACTTCTTTTGGAGTTATGCCTAAACTTTGACATGCTTTCTTTATCCCCTCTCCTTTGTTTACATGTGGTTGTTTTATATGAATGGCATATCCACTGTCCACAGCTATAAGATCCAAATTCAAGTCCTCTATAATGGCCCTAACAACTTCTACAGGTACCGTTCTCTTTATTACAAGACCTGCTCGTCTTTCTCCATATTTCATCGTATCACTCATTTCAGCATTGGGATAACGTTTTTTCAGTTCACTCCATAAAATCATCGAATCGCCCATATCACCAAGAAAAATCCGATTATTTTTTCTGTCCCCTATCACTCCCCCATCTTCAGCAATAAACGGACCAGTAGTACCAATTAAGATGCTCGTAGCATAAGCAAAGCATGCACTATTCCCAGTGACGAGCATAACAGGTACTCCAAGAGTCTCTGCTAGTCTTATAGCTTCAACAGCTTTTTCATGTAATCTCCGATTTGGATACGTTATCGTCCCATCTATATCTACCGAGATTGCCCTAATCATGACATCTCCTCCTAGTGATCTTTCATTATCTCTCTCATAACACTTGTAGCATAAACCCCTTTAGGAAGGAAAAATCTAAATATTAACCCCTGCTCAAAGGCTCTATACTTAAACCCTCTTGGTC encodes:
- a CDS encoding phosphoglycolate phosphatase, with the translated sequence MIRAISVDIDGTITYPNRRLHEKAVEAIRLAETLGVPVMLVTGNSACFAYATSILIGTTGPFIAEDGGVIGDRKNNRIFLGDMGDSMILWSELKKRYPNAEMSDTMKYGERRAGLVIKRTVPVEVVRAIIEDLNLDLIAVDSGYAIHIKQPHVNKGEGIKKACQSLGITPKEVAHIGDGENDLDAFGVVGYKVAVAQAPESLKKKADYVTSNSYGEGGAEGILHILEKFGYLEDYYPK